One Gossypium arboreum isolate Shixiya-1 chromosome 13, ASM2569848v2, whole genome shotgun sequence genomic window, GCAAATGTTTAGATAAGTTTGTTtgattgtgattgaggtgccttatacggcatattggttgaatgcatttggtcatttgaattggtcaatttaatcatgttttggtCTGTTTTTGATGCCTTGGTCATGGGGGTAAATTGCTTGTAGGTACACATTTGGCTTGGTaatggaaatggcttgattttggcctatttcatgtccacatggcctaagacatgggcctgtgtcttagccgtatgtgacacacagccatgcgacacagccgtgtgtcccctgtaggttttaaaTGCATTCAAGTCAGGTaattacacggcctggcatacgAGTGTGTAAGGCCATTTCAAgtgttacacagcctagcacacgggcgtgtggcttagtCGTGTGACTCAACTCAAAGAGGTACACTTGAGTCACACGGGCACGGACACGTGctgggacatgaccgtgtgtccctatttcaattgttacacagcctgagacatagacatgtgtctcagccgtgtgagtcacacggcttggctacacagccgtgtgacccctacagttcaatttttctaaatttttcctgaacttttcaaatgtttccaatttagtcccgaattgtttctaatgtatttctagggcctcgagggctcagttaagggacaatatgcatgtataTTAATGGATTATGTTATGTTTACATTAATGTTTGAAATGTTTTTTTTATGTTACATTTATATGGTAATACTCGGTAACCCCATTCTAACGACGGATACAAGTTAGGGATGTTGCACTCAGGCACATATGGTTTCTCGTTCAACATTGCAATTGTTATTGGCAAGATGTTTCAATTACCGTCTTGTGCAACAACCAACAACAAGTGATGCTCATATCTTCCATACACAGATGTGTTCTCTATTTGGAAAAAAGGTTTACAATACCAAAATGCATTATTGTATAGCTTGAATGTCCAAAAAAGATGATGAAGATATCTTTCTTCCTTGGATTGTTCTATCTCCATGGTACGTAGGTGTTATTTGCAAATAGATGATGGCACCTTAAACGTGTTGCTTTAGTATGGTCAACCATTGCTATAGCTTATTATATGATTTATCCCATTCAGTATACATTTTATCCATTGCCTTCTGTTTTGCAACCCATGATTTATAATAAGATATGGTGTAACCATATTTGCTATGTATATATTAGCAATCAAAGTCACCACAAGAAACCTAGTATTTGTTTTCACCAAAAGTAAGATAATGTTAGAGATAAGGTCATAATCCAATTTCAGATGATCTTGTGAAATACCTCAAATAATACAAGTATGTAGagtgataagtcgtaatttatacatattttttatctcatgcttaacacatttttggatgaattatcattagatttttggaatttgatgctcctaatcctttaatttcatgttttatacttaggtgagcataggagagtaaaaagagcgagaaacggtccaaaaaaagagaaaatgggtcaatgtgggaaatcaacacggcctagacttcctcacacgggtagaccacacacctgtgtctatttagcagactttaacacggcctaagccaccccacacgggcgtggcacacggtcgtgtccctattgatcccaagtctagttctactcaaaaaaggccacttttgagggttttaaagcattctaaagcctatataaacacccgagGAGGCGTCTAGAGAaagacacacagagtaggaggcaaggaattactcgaagaaagccaattaatccatctcaaaagccggattctccttcaagactaaagatctcccttcaatttccttcagggtttttttgggtttctttatgttttgttattattattattctgagatgttttcttttacacatatgaactaaattccctaaatacctaagggggatgaaacctaaaacggatcttgttactattttctaaattatatgataaatacttgatttgttcttaattatgtgctcttaattcttgctttaatattccaggacattgattcaagtattgatgtgcttattcagaggagcaaaagtctctgtttaagtgtagatctagcataattaagcggagttgattgcacccctagacatagggcgacataaatctgccggattagggtcaaacctaataagggaatccatagatcgagttaatgcaacactgggggttttaattagaaagagatttcaattaatcaacctagggttagatgttgttaatctcgagagagataataatataaattaaggatttctacggatcgagttaagtgaataaatcgtctagttcagagtcaaataacaagtgaagtctaggtggattcttccttgggtattgtttaAATCAattagttttcccaaaagtatttccccaattacTTCATGTGCATTCTTAATTTAGTTAACCagtttagataaagcaaatccccttatttttaggctagagaataaaaaaaatgttaatactagtacttttagttcctgtgggttcgacattctggTCTtactataagctatactactgttcgataggtgcgcttgcctttatcgtgataatagttagttttcaagtacaatcaatcataaatataaaacttattacGCACATCATGGAGTGTTATTTTTCTTTATCGTCCACAACCGTATCTTCTTCCTCATTGATGCCATGATTTTTTTAGGAACATCCATTGTCAGGTTTTCTGCGCTTCGCCTCATATTTATTTGATCAAGATTTCTTAACTTGGAAATTAAACTCATTCTTAATGTTGTATTGCTTTACTACAAAAATAATAGCATGTTTGCTGGAAAACCCCATTTCTAATTGCAAATTGTCTAAATTTGTAGAACTCGCATGACCTGATTTTCTATGAGGTAGTTATGGAAATTCTAACATATGTTGAGAATCAATGTCAACATTCAACATGTGGTATGGAGGTTCATATGGCCTGAAATCTTCTTAGGTTCTTCTTGCATTGTTTGGAACTTCATTATTAGAACCACTCCCCTCTAGTACAGAAAGAACGACCTTTAGTTTAGAAAATAATACAATTTCAGAACCATCAGGGTCACACTCCCAGATTAGGTCATCATTAGTTTCATCACTTTGTGCTTCCTCTTCATTATCAACCCGAGTTGTTAAATTATCTATTAGATTGGATGTCCTTCGTTAGTGTAGGGAGTAAAGAGAACATTATTCGTTTTTGGAAAGCCTACATTAAATTCAAAATTACTTATGGAATGTCTTCCCATAAAATTTGATGGCATATCCACATAAGAGTTTGGAGCATAGGACATACACATATCTATGTTGAAATTAAATGTGCTCAAAGAATTTCGTGTTCGAATCTTTGCATTCAGGTTACCAACTACCCCTAATAGTACACTAAAGCTGCAATCGAAGACTACAACAAATGAATGTCTTCCTATTGATGATTCTAGCATTCCTTGATATTAGCTTTGCAACAACCCATGGAACTACCATACAACTATGTTGTTGGACTTTATGCTTCATGTTCTTGACCAAAAGCAAGAACTATATTAACTAGAGATGCTGATAAACTTGGACCACCTTTGGCTACTGTCAAATTGGgcataaaactctactataataTTCACAGTTGAGCAGTACACATCAATTATTAACTTGACATATGCGTCGTCATTTAGCTCAAATGTATCATATTTTACAGGGTTTATTGATGTTAGATATCTATATTTCAAGCTTGAAATTCTCCTCCACTCGTACTTGAGACTTTTCTTCTAATTCTTGACAGAATTTAGTTCAATTTGACGCTCTTATTGAAAGCCAAATCCATAGGTCGAGTATATACAAAAATGACCCCAATTTTGGTATCACGAATTTGATCGTCGTAATAAATAATTTCTCTAATTCTTTTACTCATCTTTGGAAAAAAAACCTATTTAACACACAACAGAAAAAATATACACGATAATATtgtacaaaaataaatatttattattattttgatatcttGTTACAATATAAATTACTAACACATAAATATGtagtttaaaaattttgaaccaaattttataaataaagtgACAACGACAAATAATTATTTACTTATTTGAACTAAATTAGTCTATTAGGGTGAGTTTCCAAATTATGCTGCAGCAACTTCGAACTTTGTTCAAGCAAATGAATATaacaatttcaaattttaaacaacACTCTTTCTCCTCAGCATGCAAATTTTCCCCTCGATATGTATCTTAACTTTGAAAAACCTCTCTATTTTATAGGAAGACTCTACCACCATATATGaaacatatttcaaaatgttgaaaaAGATTGAGCATGACTACACAAATCAAAAAAATGCTTCTTTTTTATGTTTGGGATTCTCGACTTCCATTTTATAGGAAGGCGATCTACTATTTGATTTCTTACATGGAAAGGCAGAATTTAAAAATGTTTGATAGAGAAGATATCCGAGATTCTTGggaataaaatcattaaatttatcTTTTGCTTCTTTTTGTTTCATATTTCAATTCAACGGTTGTATTTTTTTCATCTAAAGGCTGAATTTCAAAAGTTTATGGGACTATCAACATGGCGTCCTACAGGGAAAAAGCATGTCCTATAGAACACGCTTTCCCTAAAAAAAAGTTACTTACAAGGTGCACTTTTACCTTGCAGGACGCCACGTCGACAGAAATGTTCCCAACAAGACACACTTTTACCATATGTCACACAACCAaccaaaaataatttatttatctaaATAATATAAAACCCAAGCTAAACCCCTAATTTTATATAAGTTCAAAAAGTATACTTTTACCCTTTTGTCTACAAtagttatataaaattaattttaaaggtattttgAACTTAATCATATCAATTCATATTAGAAGTATACTTTTCTCTTTTGGGGCCCACAAACCTTTTTTTTTATATGAcacaatataatttaaaaattaaaatataataaaaataccaTCAATATGatgatcataataataataataataataatatgacatGAACACATACATTATGAAGCTCTCTACAAGGTTTAAAATCAAATATCAAAGAACTACTAGCAATCAATTGTACAGATACATAATGAAGCAGCCAGACATCGGATCTTCACAAACACGTATAACATTACAACCACTGGAAAATTAGCAAAAAGACcatatataaaaatagaaaagaaaatgtaTAGAACACAATCTAATTGGTCAGGCCTTCAGTGAACTTGACGCCGGTTGCCGGCAACCATGAACGTCCGTTAAGGAACCTACCAACAGTGAAGGAATTAGCAGTGGCAGCATCTCGGATAATGTGGTAACCAGGCCATTTAACCCGTCCAGATAATGAAGAACCAGGGCCATAGTTCCTATACTCACCATACCAAAGTGTGTTCAAGGCGAAGTCGCCATACCACTCAAGCCACCCTCTAGGGTGCACCATACCACCCATGTAAGTATTCATAAAAACTGTCCTCGAATATGGCTTCCATGGCCTCCCTAAGTAAGTCGGTTGGGTGGCTAGAATATAGCTATTCTGAATCGAAAAGCCAGTGTTCTGATTCGGGCTTTTCCGCCCCTGAGCGGTAACCGTCACCTTCTGAAGTGGCAAAGGAACTCGAGTGAATATCTTGCAGTTCTGGAGAACAGCTGCACCATTGCCAAAAATGAAGTCTATGGTGCCATAAATGTTGCATTCTCGATAAAATTGGCGGAGGGAGTGAACGTAGAGGGTATCCTGATACCCTTCGATACTGCAAcgaaagaaagccgattgatcggAATCCACTCGGAGAGCCACCGCCTGGTGGTTCTCTGGTCCGGCCGTGTTTCGGAACGTTATGTCTCTTGCTATAAATCCCTTTCCAGAAACAGCTGCAAGAATCAAGTTTCAGAGAATTGTATGAAAAGATCAAAAGCGCAAGGAATATTACAAAACTTGGAAACTTTTATATTCCAGAAAAAAGCTTGATGAAGCGTGTGCAATCATAAATGGaatttcactttacaaaagtaATACTTCATTCAGTCATTCATATAATTAGGCTAATTGAATGCTTAAGTTCCATGAAAATTTAATCAGAATTGATAATATTTACCAACAGTGGCAGTTCGAAATGTTGTCCATCCTTGCATGAAATTCCGGTCCGCTGTGACTACAGTTTGTCCAATTCCATCACCGACAAGCATAATATtggttttcttcttcttcatgtcAATGTTCTCCTTGTAAACTCCCTTCTTCACATAAATGACGTACCTCCTATTATTATAACTTGGAGCTTCATTAATGGCATCGGTTATCGTCTGATAACGTCCACTACCATCTAACGACACAACGGCATCTGCATGCATGCGACTTGAATGATTTCGTAGAAGCTCTTGATCACCATCGGTTATCCATTCCGGAAATTTCGAGCTCGTATACGTGGAAGTGCTATTGCGGGGTGGTCGAAAAGGCAAGGTATGCAATTGAGTGTACATAGCTAAAACATTGCCGATGAGTTGCGTAACTTGTTTCAGGCTGCCTCTGATGAAGCTCTCAAGGTGTCGGTCGGTACCTTCGAAGCCTTCGAGGCAGGTATCTTGGTTACTCAACGCAGCACTTAACCAAGCTTTGAGGTTGCCTTCATATTCAGCACTTGTATCACCATCACGAATCTTTCTCATCTCAGTTAAAGACCAGGCCAACTCGGATACAGAGAAATCAAGGAGTTCCTTGCAATCTTCAATGGCAATTTGTTCACGATAACTGACAGACAAACCAGTGAACCTTGTCATCGTTTCAATGGCCTGTCTGGCTTCATTCAGCGTGGTCCTTAGTGCAGAATGCAAAACAGAAGATGGGGCGTGAGGCTCCAAGTTTTGAAGGTGAGTTTGAATATTTGAGAGGCATAAATCACGGTCATCAATGCCTTCGCAAGCCTGCATGAGCAATGGTTGAGTGTTTAAGTTGTGTTGGACATCAGATAAAACTTGAGATGAAGGTAAGAGTAAGAgaataataagaaaaaaattgGGAAAGGCCATTGTCTAAGGAGTTGAAGGAGAGAGGAAGGGAAATGTGGGTTTTGTTTTTACAGAGaacgtaaatatttttataatgcaAAGAACTAAGGTATTGTTTGCTTTGAAAGAAAGGAAATGAGGTTTGAGTTATGAAAACAACTAGGTTTATGCTTTTCCCCTCACCAAGTTATGCTTTCTTTTAAGATTCTATCTTTATATTTTGTCTTGTGCTGTTGCGGTGGGACGTTGGGTGAGGAAAGGCGGGGGGGGGGCGGCGGTGAGGAGAGAAAATGTAATTTGATTAcaatatatacaaaaataatgTGTTCATGATTTCACCTTGAATTATTTTAATGGATTAGCATGCACATTCAACACCCTctcatgttttattataatttttgaattatcTACTATCAAATTCTTAGAATTATATTTTGATGACTTAATATATTATGGATCTGCTCTCTTttttttattgtctaaaatacaatgtacataaatatttataaaatatcataaatttaattttaacaaataaaaaagatagtcctatttttaatttatacgtaatttgtttacaatttttaaaaaaattaaaatactttttttataaatttatttagagtttcatttataaatttatttttactttaaatCATGCATTTAAAATTATTACACGAAATTTGACTAACAATGTAATCAataacaatttttatttttattttttgaaaaattcatcAGACTCGGGTTTTATAAATCAAGCCAAATAGAAAACCCAAGCGCAGGTTCCAGAAACAGAACAAAGGAAAATACTAAAAACCAACAAAACTTAAAAGAGCGGCTGACGAATAGCAGACATCCTAAGACCCAAAAACAACAAATAAAGAAAAATCTAGAAGCAAATTAAATGAAACAAAGAAACCCTACTAAGATTAGTACACACTCCTCAGTATTAAACACTAATTTagcattatatttaaaaaatacttttaaaaagtactttttaaaattacttttaaaaattttgatttaaaatttaagtgtttAGTATTGCTGTCAAAAaatacttttgagaaataaaatattcattttaaacatagaattataaagtaataaatatacatttaaatactattcaaattagttaatattatgatatcttactaagaatataaaaattatttattatgatttattgttaatattgtaatatatgaagtaacaattttaaatatttttaagtaattaatattaattatttataaattttaattaaatattaatataattgtattactttaaaaaatattttttaaaattttaattaataattttaacacatttgtattattttaatttgaatatataactAATATCAAATATTAACATAACAGAGAAAACATAGACCTATTACATGCATTTGAATTAAAGTTTCAAAGATGGGTAATATTTATATACCAAATACATCATCAAAATTTTACAttaacatttacaatttaaaatgaattcaTTAAACTAGAAGCTATAACATATCTTATTAATTCCATTTCAAAACCACTTGAATTTGTTGATTCACCACCACCATCATCAAGATGATCACTTGGCAAAGAAAGGTAACTTGCCTGTAAaacaataaaagaaatagagatcATAACTTGCCTGTGAGTCAAAGCCTTGGCAAGTTAATAATATTCTAGTATTTCCCAGCCCCTGTCATAAAATATCAAGAAAGTGAAGAGGTAAGGATGATTTCCTGTTTCCCGCAATTCATAACCTTTTTTGCTACAAGTTAGAAACTATCCAGAGAGGTATGCAATAAAGACAGAGCAATAAATAATTTGTCCCACATCATGCAAAAGCAATCTTGGATGCAAGCACATCAATTTTCAGATTTCTATCTCCCAAACCAAAAGGAAATAATGGAGTGATATAGGTCTCGGGAACTAGAAATTTCAAGAAATGAACTCAACATGGCTATGACGTGTTCCAAAGGTTTCGATCAGATTCAGTCTCATCTGATGCCTTGACTGTAGTCTCACCACACCTCTCCCAATCATTGCCTCCAGTAAATGCCATCTTACAGGAAGAAGGACAAGTTATTAAGTGCAATACCAATTAAACAACACATCAATCTGAATTTGTTTTTACTTTTTAACACCATATACAATTCCTACTTTTTTTGCTCACCAGTCCTCTTACTTTATCTACATATCACTCATGTTGCGTTCCAAGTTAAAatacttaaaaagaaaagaaaaatctgCAGTTAGAAGAAGCCATAGGACCAAATCATTCACCTACTTCCTCACGAGAGAAATAGGTGAATTTGAATGCATAAAATTGATAAACCATCATGAAACAATCCACAAATTTATATGAATATATCATACAACAAGTTAAGTAGGAAAATTCTAATGACATTACGCAAAATAAATTCATATTATACGTACAAAAGAGTATTCCACTAAAAACGATTTAGAATGAGCTAACTCGAATTTAAAATTTGAccgtttaaaattttgtttaaccCTGTccatatttataataattaattcaatggttaactcatattttaaactatttatattatttaataattatatttttatttattaaaattttatatataattgtttTAACAATTGTTTAAAAGTTTATATTATATAGATTTAATTTTGtagtataaattaaataatatataaaaataactaatataaaaattacaaatttcaaAATGGATTGAATTAAGCCCAGGCTTTGAATGTTTAAATTTAAACTTGGCTCATATTTTAATCAGGTTTAATTTGGGCATAATATTTTTGCAAAGACTAAAGCTTTCAAATTTAGATAGATAATCTAAATGTATAtactaaaatagaaaaaattgaCTCAAACTATACTCTTTTATAATCTAAATTACTATAATTGTATTACGAGTTTTAGTTCGGATACAGGTTATGTTATTGCCACTTCCATCTCTTCAACAGTTGATTGATTGAAAGTAAAGAGAAATGTAACATTAATAAGGAATCAAAAGGTTTGGGTTGAAAGTATAGGTGTAGTTGGGGTTTTGGGCTGATTGTAAGTTCTCCAAATCTAGTTGTGAGGGGATGCCTCTATTGGTTTGTTACATGCTTTACTTATCTGAAAAGTTGACATATCTTAATGTAATGCAGCCCTAGGTGCCACTACTTTCATAAACCCGTTTTTGCTGAATATAACATATGACAAGTATATCATTttgatatttttcaatttttttccttctttaaaaatcgaataaattaaaattaccaAGATTTTTCATTTGCTTTCTTTTGATGCTTCAATTCTTTCCTTAattctttataattttttctaGTCTTTATCTTACTAAAATATAACCCTAATCGCAGCCCAAAGCCACCACCTCAGTTTGCCACCCCAAAACCTCCCCGTTATCTCCGAAATCTTAGATTTTCAAGAACCGAACTACAACTTTTGGAAACCCCAATTAGAAAATCTCGATCAATTATTCCTTTTTTAGCTTCACTAGTATAAAAAGATAGTGCAAAAAATTGTTCAAAAGTCTCAACCTTTACCAACTACAAAATCTTAACAAAATTCtgtgtaattttataaaaataatttat contains:
- the LOC108463122 gene encoding putative pectinesterase/pectinesterase inhibitor 22; the protein is MAFPNFFLIILLLLPSSQVLSDVQHNLNTQPLLMQACEGIDDRDLCLSNIQTHLQNLEPHAPSSVLHSALRTTLNEARQAIETMTRFTGLSVSYREQIAIEDCKELLDFSVSELAWSLTEMRKIRDGDTSAEYEGNLKAWLSAALSNQDTCLEGFEGTDRHLESFIRGSLKQVTQLIGNVLAMYTQLHTLPFRPPRNSTSTYTSSKFPEWITDGDQELLRNHSSRMHADAVVSLDGSGRYQTITDAINEAPSYNNRRYVIYVKKGVYKENIDMKKKKTNIMLVGDGIGQTVVTADRNFMQGWTTFRTATVAVSGKGFIARDITFRNTAGPENHQAVALRVDSDQSAFFRCSIEGYQDTLYVHSLRQFYRECNIYGTIDFIFGNGAAVLQNCKIFTRVPLPLQKVTVTAQGRKSPNQNTGFSIQNSYILATQPTYLGRPWKPYSRTVFMNTYMGGMVHPRGWLEWYGDFALNTLWYGEYRNYGPGSSLSGRVKWPGYHIIRDAATANSFTVGRFLNGRSWLPATGVKFTEGLTN